A part of Myxococcus landrumus genomic DNA contains:
- a CDS encoding SPFH domain-containing protein, whose protein sequence is MSANSKQTTRSKEQAESTDGGRGQLVRMDGGGAGLERSRYAEGWRAGKPAEDPEKMKRWGLITARPSEFLVHMRRGRVREVSGQGASCFKLPGDSVAIVPTSIQRLQFTADQVTNEKVGVQVTGLAVYRIADPLVAFRMLNFSFPERAQEKLADLLREMFVGAARRLVANLSVEECLTRRKEGIAAELMREIAPVLSGRGRLEDTTDAGWGVLLDTIEIQDVRVLSSTVFENMQARFRREQERQAREAELAKERFVHREETEAERQLSLQRLTAQDEVRQQKQTADEQARLETLAIDARVAEAKLAQERTLKQEQVTVEREVALTKLAAEQDVRQKKQVADEQAKLEALSAEARLVEAKIVSERALAASRAQVDMEKLSREQELEAARARIDLEKLKREQDADVGRAKLEQEKQKLAQEAEAAQARFELVRLQRAQEADDAKARMELERLRREQEQAAARHEGQVAEQLQEVEKLQAQLQVVQSRRAIAEAEVAIAELEVRRENARQELELSRARALRDIENTISPEVIQMTLAQQLPQVAAAFQQKMGEVHVTAVDGANPFGYIAAAVEGVMGLARSAGLKVPTPSLAPTAQ, encoded by the coding sequence ATGAGCGCGAACTCGAAGCAGACGACCCGGTCGAAGGAGCAGGCGGAGTCAACGGATGGCGGCCGGGGGCAGTTGGTCCGGATGGACGGGGGCGGGGCGGGGCTGGAGCGCAGCCGCTACGCGGAGGGTTGGCGCGCGGGGAAGCCCGCGGAGGACCCCGAGAAGATGAAGCGCTGGGGGCTCATCACCGCGCGGCCCAGTGAGTTCCTCGTCCACATGCGCCGGGGGCGCGTGCGCGAGGTCAGCGGCCAGGGCGCAAGCTGCTTCAAGCTGCCGGGCGACTCGGTGGCCATCGTCCCCACCAGCATCCAGCGGCTCCAGTTCACCGCGGATCAGGTGACGAACGAGAAGGTGGGCGTGCAGGTGACGGGCCTGGCGGTGTACCGCATCGCGGATCCGCTGGTGGCGTTCCGCATGCTCAACTTCTCCTTCCCGGAGCGCGCGCAGGAGAAGCTGGCGGACCTCTTGCGGGAGATGTTCGTCGGCGCCGCGCGTCGCCTCGTCGCCAACCTCTCCGTGGAGGAGTGCCTGACGCGGCGCAAGGAAGGCATCGCCGCGGAGCTGATGCGTGAAATCGCGCCGGTGCTGTCGGGTCGAGGCCGCCTGGAGGACACGACGGACGCGGGCTGGGGCGTGCTGCTGGACACGATTGAAATCCAGGACGTGCGCGTCCTGTCATCCACCGTCTTCGAGAACATGCAGGCGCGCTTCCGGCGCGAGCAGGAGCGTCAGGCGCGCGAGGCGGAGCTGGCCAAGGAGCGCTTCGTCCACCGCGAGGAGACGGAGGCCGAGCGTCAGTTGAGCCTCCAGCGGCTGACGGCGCAGGACGAGGTGCGTCAGCAGAAGCAGACCGCCGACGAGCAGGCCCGACTGGAGACGCTGGCCATCGACGCGCGCGTGGCCGAGGCGAAGCTCGCTCAGGAGCGCACGCTCAAGCAGGAGCAGGTCACCGTGGAGCGCGAGGTGGCGCTCACGAAGCTGGCCGCGGAGCAGGACGTCCGCCAGAAGAAGCAGGTGGCCGACGAGCAGGCGAAGCTGGAGGCGCTCAGTGCCGAGGCGCGGCTCGTGGAGGCGAAGATTGTCTCCGAGCGCGCGCTCGCCGCCAGCCGCGCCCAGGTGGACATGGAGAAGCTGTCGCGCGAGCAGGAGCTGGAGGCGGCGCGCGCGCGCATCGACCTGGAGAAGCTCAAGCGCGAGCAGGACGCGGACGTGGGCCGCGCGAAGCTGGAGCAGGAGAAGCAGAAGCTGGCGCAGGAGGCGGAGGCCGCGCAGGCGCGATTCGAGCTGGTGCGATTGCAGCGCGCCCAGGAGGCGGATGACGCGAAGGCGCGCATGGAGCTGGAGCGCCTGCGCCGCGAGCAGGAGCAAGCCGCGGCGCGGCATGAGGGCCAGGTGGCCGAGCAACTCCAGGAAGTGGAGAAGCTCCAGGCACAGCTCCAAGTGGTGCAGTCCCGGCGAGCCATCGCGGAGGCGGAGGTGGCCATCGCGGAGCTGGAGGTGCGACGGGAGAACGCGCGGCAGGAACTGGAGCTGTCGAGGGCCCGCGCGCTGCGTGACATCGAGAACACCATCAGCCCGGAGGTCATCCAGATGACGCTCGCGCAGCAGCTCCCCCAGGTGGCCGCGGCCTTCCAGCAGAAGATGGGCGAGGTTCACGTGACGGCAGTGGATGGCGCGAATCCATTTGGTTACATCGCAGCGGCAGTGGAAGGAGTGATGGGGCTCGCGCGTTCAGCGGGCTTGAAGGTGCCTACCCCCTCGCTTGCCCCCACGGCGCAGTAG
- a CDS encoding HesB/IscA family protein encodes MSEQATQQTTQSPGPTPAPVAKAAPKGIVLADSAVARLKELLEQRQTPEAGLRLAVKGGGCSGLQYSMEWSEKSRERDKIFEKDGVRVFVDPKSYLYLIGTELVFEQTLMASGFKLNNPNIKAACGCGESFSV; translated from the coding sequence ATGAGCGAACAGGCGACCCAGCAGACGACGCAGAGCCCGGGGCCCACGCCCGCGCCCGTGGCGAAGGCGGCCCCCAAGGGCATCGTCCTGGCGGACAGCGCCGTGGCTCGGCTGAAGGAGCTCCTGGAGCAGCGCCAGACGCCCGAGGCCGGCCTCCGGCTGGCGGTGAAGGGCGGCGGCTGCTCCGGGCTTCAGTACTCCATGGAGTGGTCCGAGAAGTCCCGCGAGCGCGACAAGATTTTCGAGAAGGACGGCGTGCGCGTCTTCGTGGACCCCAAGAGCTACCTGTACCTCATCGGTACGGAGCTGGTGTTCGAGCAGACGCTCATGGCCTCCGGCTTCAAGCTGAACAACCCCAACATCAAGGCGGCGTGCGGCTGCGGAGAGAGCTTCTCCGTCTGA
- a CDS encoding IscS subfamily cysteine desulfurase — MKLPIYMDNHATTPMDPRVLDVMLPYLREDFGNAASRNHVFGWKAEAAVKKARQQVAELIGATDQEIVFTSGATESDNLAIKGVVEYYKSKGDHIITLKTEHKAILDTCKRLERVRQERLDELKLLRLGQLAGRDVSPEEVAELAAKHDLDNDETYKKWAEMPTGGARVTYLDVEKDGRVNLEKLEEAMTPKTVLVSIMFANNEIGVVQPVAEIGALCRKKGVLFHCDAVQGIGKVPFDVEAMKVDLASITSHKMYGPKGIGALYVRRKPRVRIAPIIDGGGHERGMRSGTLNVAAIVGFGHAAQLAREELADEAARILRLREKLRKGLTDALDMTIINGSMEHRLPGNLNISFAHAEGESLMMGIKDVAVSSGSACTSASLEPSYVLRALGVDEELAHSSIRFGLGRFTTEEEVDYVVQLVVDKVRKLRDMSPLYEMAKEGIDLKSIEWTAH; from the coding sequence GTGAAGCTGCCAATCTACATGGACAACCACGCCACGACGCCGATGGATCCGCGCGTGTTGGACGTGATGCTTCCCTACTTGCGCGAGGACTTCGGCAACGCGGCCAGCCGCAACCACGTGTTCGGCTGGAAGGCCGAGGCGGCGGTGAAGAAGGCCCGTCAGCAGGTGGCGGAGCTCATCGGCGCGACGGACCAGGAGATTGTCTTCACCTCCGGCGCCACCGAGTCCGACAACCTCGCCATCAAGGGCGTCGTCGAGTACTACAAGTCGAAGGGTGACCACATCATCACCCTGAAGACCGAGCACAAGGCCATCCTGGACACCTGCAAGCGCCTGGAGCGCGTGCGCCAGGAGCGGCTGGACGAGCTGAAGCTCTTGCGCCTGGGACAGCTGGCCGGCCGCGACGTCTCCCCCGAGGAGGTCGCCGAGCTCGCCGCGAAGCACGACCTGGACAACGACGAGACGTACAAGAAGTGGGCGGAAATGCCCACGGGCGGCGCGCGCGTCACGTACCTGGACGTGGAGAAGGACGGGCGCGTCAACCTGGAGAAGCTCGAGGAGGCGATGACGCCAAAGACGGTGCTCGTCTCCATCATGTTCGCCAACAACGAGATTGGCGTCGTGCAGCCCGTCGCGGAGATTGGCGCGCTGTGCCGCAAGAAGGGCGTCCTCTTCCACTGCGACGCGGTGCAGGGCATCGGCAAGGTGCCCTTCGACGTGGAGGCCATGAAGGTGGACCTGGCCTCCATCACGTCCCACAAGATGTACGGCCCCAAGGGCATCGGCGCGCTGTACGTGCGCCGCAAGCCGCGCGTGCGCATCGCCCCCATCATCGACGGCGGCGGCCATGAGCGCGGCATGCGCTCCGGCACGCTCAACGTCGCGGCCATCGTCGGCTTCGGCCACGCGGCGCAGCTCGCCCGCGAGGAGCTGGCCGACGAAGCCGCCCGCATCCTCCGCCTGCGCGAGAAGCTGCGCAAAGGGCTGACGGACGCGCTGGACATGACCATCATCAACGGGTCGATGGAGCACCGCCTGCCGGGCAACCTCAACATCTCCTTCGCCCACGCCGAGGGCGAGTCCCTGATGATGGGCATCAAGGACGTGGCGGTGTCGTCCGGCTCCGCGTGTACGTCCGCCTCGCTGGAGCCCTCCTACGTGCTGCGCGCGCTGGGCGTGGACGAGGAGTTGGCCCACAGCTCCATCCGCTTCGGCCTGGGGCGCTTCACCACCGAGGAGGAGGTCGACTACGTCGTCCAGCTCGTCGTGGACAAGGTGCGCAAGTTGCGAGACATGAGCCCCCTGTACGAGATGGCCAAGGAAGGCATCGACCTCAAGAGCATCGAGTGGACGGCGCATTAG
- the iscU gene encoding Fe-S cluster assembly scaffold IscU, protein MAYSDKVIDHYENPRNVGTMDKEDPNVGTGLVGAPACGDVMRLQLKISDDGLIEDARFKTFGCGSAIASSSLVTEWVKGKTVDQAMTISNKDVARELALPPVKIHCSVLAEDAIKAAIEDFKKKRAARKAQAS, encoded by the coding sequence ATGGCTTACAGCGACAAGGTCATCGACCACTACGAGAACCCCCGCAACGTCGGGACGATGGACAAGGAAGACCCGAACGTCGGCACCGGCCTGGTGGGCGCGCCCGCCTGCGGCGACGTGATGCGCCTGCAGCTCAAGATTTCGGACGACGGCCTCATCGAGGACGCGCGGTTCAAGACGTTCGGCTGTGGTTCCGCCATCGCGTCGTCGTCGCTCGTCACCGAGTGGGTGAAGGGCAAGACGGTCGACCAGGCGATGACCATCTCCAACAAGGACGTGGCCCGCGAGCTGGCGCTGCCGCCGGTGAAGATTCACTGCTCGGTGCTGGCCGAGGACGCCATCAAGGCGGCCATCGAGGACTTCAAGAAGAAGCGCGCCGCTCGCAAGGCCCAGGCATCCTAG